A region of Saccharomyces mikatae IFO 1815 strain IFO1815 genome assembly, chromosome: 12 DNA encodes the following proteins:
- the CFT2 gene encoding cleavage polyadenylation factor subunit CFT2 (similar to Saccharomyces cerevisiae CFT2 (YLR115W); ancestral locus Anc_8.308), with amino-acid sequence MTYKYNCCDDGSGTTVGSVVRFDNVTLLIDPGWNPSRVSYEQSIKYWEKVIPEIDVIILSQPTTECLGAYSLLYYNFISHFISRIQVYATLPVINLGRVSTIDAYASAGVIGPYDTNKLDLEDIEKSFDHIVPLKYSQLVDLRSRYDGLTLLAYNAGVCPGGSIWCISTYSEKLVYAKRWNHTRDNILNAASILDASGKPLSTLMRPSAIITTLDKFGSSQPFKKRSRIFRDTLKKGLSSDGSVIIPVDMSGKFLDLFTQVHELLFESTKINAHTQVPVLIMSYARGRTLTYAKSMLEWLSPSLLKTWENRNNTSPFEIGSRVKIISPNELSKYSGSKICFVSEVEALVNEVIIKAGNSSRTTLILTKPSFESTPSLGKILEILKQSESHGTISPKDDKPFICNNYISVETIKEEPLSKEKLETFKLELKEKKKNRNKKILLMKRESKKLGNGNSIVDDTNTDRTIRNQDILSGNLDEEQAIGHIMGEDEDEEEEEEENDNLLSLLKDNSEKLATKKNIEVPIDIIIQKGASSKHKMFPFHPIKIKKDDYGAIVDFTMFIPDDSDNINQNSRKRPLKDGAKSASLLGEEENKNEEEDGYNVEDPVGKKKKHRTSRYSGFAAAGETENFDNLDYLKIDKTLSKRIVSTANVQLKCSVVMLNLQSLVDQRSASIIWPSLKSRKIVLSAPKQIQNEEITEKLIKKNIEVVNMPLNKMIEFSTTIKTLDISIDSELDSLLKWQRISDSYTVSTVVGRLVKESLPQVNNHKKAASRSKLVLKPLNGSSRNHKTGALSIGDVRLVQLKKQLTEKNYVAEFKGEGTLVINGKVAVRKINDAETIIDGTPSELFDIVKKLVTDMLAKI; translated from the coding sequence ATGACGTATAAATACAACTGCTGTGATGATGGATCCGGAACTACTGTTGGTTCAGTGGTACGATTTGATAACGTTACTTTGTTAATCGATCCCGGTTGGAATCCATCTAGAGTATCGTATGAGCAATCTATCAAATACTGGGAAAAAGTGATACCGGAAATTGACGTAATAATACTTTCACAACCGACCACTGAATGTTTAGGTGCTTATTCGTTACTGTACTATAACTTTATCTCGCATTTCATATCGAGAATACAAGTTTACGCAACTCTTCCCGTTATCAACCTGGGAAGGGTTTCCACCATAGATGCATATGCATCTGCGGGTGTCATAGGTCCATATGACACAAACAAACTTGAtcttgaagatattgagaAATCATTTGACCATATAGTTCCTTTGAAATACTCGCAATTAGTAGATTTACGATCAAGGTACGATGGGTTAACTTTATTAGCCTACAACGCTGGTGTGTGTCCAGGTGGTTCTATTTGGTGCATAAGCACATATTCAGAAAAACTGGTTTATGCCAAGAGATGGAACCACACTAGAGATAACATACTAAATGCTGCTTCTATATTGGATGCCTCTGGGAAGCCTTTATCCACGTTGATGAGACCTTCTGCAATAATTACTACTTTAGACAAATTTGGTTCCTCTCAACCGTTTAAAAAACGTTCGAGGATCTTTAGAGACACGTTAAAGAAAGGTTTGAGTTCAGATGGGTCTGTTATAATACCAGTAGATATGAGTGGAAAATTCCTGGATTTGTTCACACAGGTTCATGAGTTACTATTTGAAAGTACGAAGATTAATGCACATACACAGGTTCCTGTGCTCATTATGTCATATGCGAGAGGAAGAACCCTAACATACGCCAAATCCATGCTTGAGTGGTTATCTCCATCACTACTCAAAACATGGGAGAACAGAAACAATACCTCTCCCTTTGAAATTGGGTCGCGGGTCAAAATCATATCACCGAATGAATTAAGTAAATATTCTGGTTCTAAAATTTGTTTTGTATCCGAGGTAGAAGCCCTGGTCAATGAGGTTATAATAAAAGCCGGTAACTCTAGTAGGACGACTCTGATTTTAACCAAACCGAGCTTTGAATCTACACCATCTTTAGGGAAGATACtagaaattttgaaacaaagtgAAAGCCATGGGACCATATCCCCTAAAGATGATAAACCATTTATTTGCAATAACTACATTTCAGTAGAAACTATCAAGGAAGAACCTTTgagtaaagaaaaactcGAGACGTTCAAATTAGAactcaaagaaaagaagaaaaacagaaataagaaaatactaCTGATGAAAAGGGAATCAAAAAAACTGGGTAATGGCAACTCAATCGTAGATGATACCAACACTGACAGAACGATCCGCAACCAAGATATTTTATCGGGAAATCTCGATGAAGAACAAGCAATTGGTCATATCATGGgggaagatgaagatgaagaagaagaagaagaagaaaacgatAATTTATTGAGCTTACTCAAAGATAACTCTGAGAAGCTGGCGacgaaaaagaacattGAAGTTCCTATAGACATTATAATCCAAAAAGGTGCATCTTCAAAACATAAAATGTTCCCATTCCACCCaatcaaaatcaagaaagatGATTATGGTGCCATTGTAGATTTTACGATGTTTATACCTGATGATTCGGACAATATTAATCAAAATAGCAGGAAAAGACCGCTTAAAGATGGTGCTAAAAGCGCAAGCCTTTTGGgcgaagaagaaaacaaaaatgaagaagaggatggGTATAATGTAGAGGATCCagttggaaaaaagaaaaaacaccGTACTTCTCGTTATTCAGGATTTGCCGCGGCTGGTGAAACGGAAAACTTTGATAATTTAGACTATTTGAAGATAGACAAGACGCTCTCCAAAAGAATTGTCTCTACCGCAAATGTCCAATTGAAATGCTCTGTAGTAATGTTGAACTTGCAGAGTTTAGTTGATCAAAGATCCGCATCCATTATATGGCCATCCCTAAAGTCTAGAAAGATAGTTCTTTCAGCTCCTAAGCAAATCcagaatgaagaaattacaGAAAAACttattaaaaagaatatcgAGGTGGTCAACATGCCATTGAATAAGATGATAGAATTCAGCACAACAATAAAGACTCTGGATATCTCCATTGATTCTGAACTTGATAGTCTCTTAAAGTGGCAACGTATCAGTGATAGTTATACAGTTTCCACTGTTGTTGGAAGACTCGTGAAAGAGAGTCTTCCACAAGTCAACAATCATAAAAAAGCAGCGTCCAGGAGCAAATTAGTCCTGAAGCCATTAAATGGATCATCAAGAAATCATAAAACCGGTGCACTATCTATCGGTGACGTTAGGTTAGTACAATTAAAGAAACAACtgacagaaaaaaattacgTTGCAGAGTTCAAAGGCGAAGGTACGCTCGTCATAAATGGAAAAGTAGCAGTCCGTAAAATTAATGATGCAGAAACCATTATTGATGGTACCCCTTCAGAACTTTTTGATATagtcaaaaaattggttaCGGATATGCTAGCCAAAATCTAA
- the MSL5 gene encoding mRNA splicing protein MSL5 (similar to Saccharomyces cerevisiae MSL5 (YLR116W); ancestral locus Anc_8.309), with product MTDKKVEVPPNVNPSLWRKNSIESNVHRYNSLPSKISGALTREQIYSYQVMFRIQEITIKLRTKDFVPPSRKNRSPSPPPVYDAQGKRTNTREQRYRKKLEDERIKLVEIALKAIPYFVPPDDYKRPTKFQDKYYIPVDQYPDVNFVGLLLGPRGRTLRKLQEDSNCKIAIRGRGSVKEGKNASDLPPGAMNFEDPLHCLIIADSEDKIQKGIKVCQNIVIKAVTSPEGQNDLKRGQLRELAELNGTLREDNRPCPICGLKDHKRYDCPNRNIPNIQSIVCKSCGQTGHFSRDCKSVIQRTSRFDRVATVHNSSPIQSKDIHYNSNSFPTQAPKRSRFDNNAMDIPSRFPTSSRYAPTPSPPASHIPNRAQNVASTPPPGLASSNFSSGVPGMAPLPLHSPPESEQPKFALPPPPGMTAVQSSISPPPGLNGPPGFSNNTDIDLNKIKPPGLQGPPGL from the coding sequence ATGACAGACAAAAAAGTTGAAGTCCCTCCAAACGTCAACCCCTCATTatggagaaaaaattccataGAGAGCAATGTTCATCGATACAATTCTCTTCCATCCAAAATTAGTGGGGCTCTCACTAGAGAACAAATATATTCATACCAAGTTATGTTCAGGATTCAGGAGATTACCATCAAGCTACGCACGAAGGACTTTGTTCCGCCGTCGAGAAAGAACAGATCACCTTCTCCGCCACCAGTTTATGATGCCCAAGGTAAAAGAACCAATACTCGTGAACAGAGatatagaaagaaattggaGGATGAACGTATTAAGTTAGTTGAGATAGCGTTAAAGGCTATCCCTTATTTTGTTCCTCCAGATGATTACAAAAGGCCAACGAAATTTCAGGATAAGTATTATATCCCGGTGGATCAGTACCCTGACGTTAATTTTGTTGGTTTATTATTAGGCCCTCGTGGGCGTACGTTAAGAAAATTACAGGAGGATTCTAACTGTAAGATTGCAATCAGGGGAAGAGGTTCAGTTAAAGAAGGCAAAAATGCAAGTGATTTACCTCCAGGCGCTATGAACTTTGAGGATCCCTTGCACTGCCTAATTATCGCTGATTCAGAAGATAAGATTCAAAAGGGTATAAAGGTTTGTCAAAACATTGTTATTAAAGCAGTGACATCTCCCGAGGGTCAAAATGATTTGAAACGTGGGCAACTAAGAGAATTGGCAGAACTCAATGGTACTCTGAGAGAAGATAATAGGCCGTGTCCGATCTGTGGTTTAAAAGATCATAAAAGGTATGATTGCCCAAATAGGAATATTCCAAATATACAGAGTATTGTGTGTAAATCATGTGGGCAAACCGGACATTTTAGCAGAGATTGTAAATCAGTAATTCAAAGAACGAGCCGCTTTGACAGAGTTGCCACTGTACATAATAGCTCGCCAATACAGAGTAAGGACATACACTATAATAGTAATTCTTTCCCAACTCAAGCACCGAAAAGATCTCgttttgataataatgcAATGGATATTCCTTCAAGGTTCCCAACCTCATCACGTTATGCACCAACACCCTCGCCGCCCGCGTCACATATTCCAAACCGAGCTCAAAACGTGGCCTCTACACCTCCTCCTGGACTAGCTTCAAGTAACTTCAGTTCTGGAGTCCCAGGAATGGCTCCTTTGCCACTACATAGCCCTCCAGAGTCGGAGCAACCAAAATTTGCTCTACCGCCACCCCCTGGTATGACTGCGGTACAATCCTCAATTTCACCCCCCCCTGGACTAAATGGCCCTCCTGGGTTCTCTAATAATACAGACATTGACCTTAACAAAATTAAACCTCCAGGACTTCAAGGGCCTCCCGGACTATAG
- the CLF1 gene encoding Clf1p (similar to Saccharomyces cerevisiae CLF1 (YLR117C); ancestral locus Anc_8.310), with translation MDSSGSAAINTHISAEQILRDVYKKGQKAKGSTNIDILDLEELREYQRRKRTEYEGYLKRNRLDMGQWIRYAQFEIEQHDMRRARSIFERALLVDSSFIPLWVRYIDAELKSKCVNHARNLLNRAISTLPRVDKLWYKYLIVEESLNNIDIVRSLYAKWCSLEPGINAWNSFVDFEIRQRSWNSVREIYSKYVMVHPQIQTWLNWVKFENRHGNYESTRSVYSLALDTIANLQNLQIWSDAEVAKLVNSFAHWEATQQEYERSTALYRISIEKWPSNLLLKNGLLDFEKQFGNINSIEETISYKRKMDYETTLTRNVYDYDTWWLYLDLILESFPDQIMQSFEKAIVDSRPKVLSKTLHWKRYIYLWMRYICYVELELEDSLLEDELFQRLINTIIPHEHFTFSKVWIMYAKFLIRHDDITKARKILGKAIGSCPRAKIFKGYIELEVKLKEFDRVRKIYEKFIEFRPSDLQIWSQYAELEENLGDWDRVRGIYTIALDENFQFLTREDKIELLQKYITFETESQEFEKARKLYRYYLELNEYSIQSWIEFAMYQSSTPTEQQLSDLAKLQSENVNENIEFEITDENKVEARNVFEEAVKFFKDKNDKKGRLSILEALKDYEESYGSEVDQEIVKKRFPKTVKKSKVQNGIEEEFVDYVFPDDIDDDKRKPSKFLELAKKWKQEQVL, from the coding sequence ATGGACTCTTCAGGATCAGCAGCTATCAATACGCATATCTCAGCGGAGCAGATCCTACGGGATGTGTACAAGAAGGGCCAGAAAGCAAAAGGATCCACTAACATTGATATACTAGACTTGGAAGAGCTTCGAGAGTACcaaaggagaaaaagaacagaataTGAGGGTTACTTGAAGAGAAATAGACTTGACATGGGCCAATGGATCCGCTACGCGCAATTCGAAATAGAACAACATGATATGAGGCGTGCCAGATCCATCTTTGAAAGAGCTTTACTAGTAGATAGTTCCTTTATCCCACTATGGGTACGATACATTGATGCTGAACTGAAATCCAAATGCGTTAACCACGCTAGAAACCTTTTGAACAGGGCTATCAGTACATTGCCCAGAGTAGACAAGTTATGGTATAAGTATCTCATAGTCGAAGAGTCGTTGAATAATATCGATATTGTACGATCGTTATACGCCAAGTGGTGCTCTTTGGAACCAGGCATCAATGCATGGAattcttttgttgattttgaaataagACAGAGAAGTTGGAACAGCGTAAGAGAAATCTATTCCAAATATGTCATGGTTCATCCCCAAATTCAAACGTGGCTAAATTGGGTCAAGTTTGAAAATAGACATGGCAATTATGAATCTACAAGAAGCGTATACTCGTTAGCGTTAGACACCATAGCTAACCTTCAAAATCTGCAAATTTGGTCCGATGCCGAAGTTGCAAAATTAGTAAATTCATTTGCCCATTGGGAAGCTACACAACAAGAATACGAAAGGTCTACTGCCctttatagaatttctaTAGAGAAGTGGCCTTCCAATCTATTACTTAAAAATGGACTGttggattttgaaaaacaattcGGTAATATAAACTCTATAGAAGAAACTATTAGttataaaaggaaaatggaCTATGAAACGACATTGACTCGTAACGTATATGATTATGACACTTGGTGGCTGTATTTAGATCTTATCTTGGAAAGTTTTCCTGACCAAATAATgcaatcttttgaaaaagccATCGTGGACAGCCGACCAAAAGTATTATCGAAGACTCTTCACTGGAAAAGATACATTTATCTATGGATGAGATATATATGCTATGTTGAGCTAGAACTCGAAGATTCGCTTTTGGAAGAcgaactttttcaaagattaaTCAACACTATTATCCCTCATGAGCATTTTACTTTCTCAAAAGTATGGATAATGTATGCCAAATTTTTAATACGACATGATGACATAACAAAGGCGAGAAAAATTTTAGGTAAAGCCATTGGTTCATGTCCCAGGgccaaaattttcaaaggtTACATTGAACTGGAAGTCAAgttaaaagaatttgatcgtgtaagaaaaatatacgaaaaatttattgaatttcGGCCCTCTGATTTACAAATTTGGTCACAATATGCAGaattagaagaaaatttagGAGATTGGGACAGAGTTAGAGGCATATACACAATTGCACTGGATGAGAATTTTCAGTTTCTGACAAGGGAAGATAAAATCGAACTGCTTCAAAAATACATTACATTCGAGACAGAGTcacaagaatttgaaaaggcaAGGAAGCTTTATAGATACTATTTGGAACTGAATGAATATTCCATCCAAAGTTGGATCGAATTTGCCATGTATCAAAGCTCAACACCGACGGAACAACAACTATCAGATCTAGCAAAGCTACAAAGTGAAAAtgtaaatgaaaatattgagTTCGAAATCACCGATGAAAATAAGGTAGAGGCCAGAAATGTCTTCGAGGAGGCCGTAAAGTTTTTCAAGGATaagaatgataaaaaaGGGAGACTGTCTATTTTAGAAGCACTTAAGGACTATGAAGAAAGTTACGGTAGTGAAGTCGATCAAGAAATTGTCAAAAAGAGGTTCCCTAAAACAGTCAAAAAGTCAAAGGTACAAAATGGCATAGAAGAGGAGTTTGTAGACTACGTGTTTCCTGATGATATAGACGATGACAAGCGGAAACCGTCAAAGTTCTTAGAATTAGCcaaaaaatggaaacaGGAACAAGTGCTTTAA
- the TML25 gene encoding palmitoyl-(protein) hydrolase (similar to Saccharomyces cerevisiae YLR118C; ancestral locus Anc_8.314): MNGLRVAAKVQPARQTIIFLHGLGDTGSGWGFLAQYLQQRDSATFGQTNFVFPNAPEIHVTANGGALMPAWFDILEWDTSISKIDGDGFMNSLSSIEKTVKQEIDKGIKPENIIIGGFSQGAALALATSVTLPWKIGGIVSLSGFCSIPGILKQHKNSINVKTPVFHGHGDMDPVVPISLGKKAKQFYQENCGIQDYEFKVYSGMAHSTVPDELEDLAAFMRKCLSL, encoded by the coding sequence ATGAATGGGCTTAGAGTCGCTGCAAAAGTTCAGCCGGCTCGTCAAACTATCATATTTTTGCATGGACTAGGCGATACTGGCTCAGGATGGGGATTTCTAGCTCAATATTTACAGCAGAGAGACTCTGCCACGTTTGGGCAAACTAATTTTGTGTTCCCTAATGCTCCAGAAATCCATGTGACAGCAAACGGCGGTGCCTTGATGCCTGCTTGGTTTGACATCTTGGAATGGGACACTagtatttcaaaaattgatggCGATGGTTTTATGAATTCTTTGAGTTCCATTGAAAAGACAGTTAAACAGGAAATTGACAAGGGGATTAAACCggaaaatattattattgggGGCTTTTCTCAAGGCGCCGCATTAGCTCTGGCAACTTCTGTTACTTTACCTTGGAAGATTGGTGGTATAGTGTCTTTGTCTGGATTCTGTTCTATTCCAGGAATTCTGAAGCAGCATAAGAACAGTATCAATGTAAAGACACCGGTTTTTCATGGTCATGGTGATATGGATCCAGTAGTTCCTATTTCTCTTGGTAAGAAGGCAAAACAGttttatcaagaaaattgtGGGATACAAGATTATGAATTTAAGGTATATAGTGGCATGGCCCATTCTACTGTTCCTGATGAACTGGAAGACTTGGCTGCTTTCATGAGAAAGTGTTTATCATTATAG
- the SRN2 gene encoding ESCRT-I subunit protein SRN2 (similar to Saccharomyces cerevisiae SRN2 (YLR119W); ancestral locus Anc_8.315) — protein sequence MNAASAPSVQEGVNRRNTNIPLPEGIHLLSSKEIIDLIQTHRHQLELYVTKFNPLTDYAEKINAFRDQFKQLEDNFEELNQQKNKVQSLLEECRILESKYVASWQDYHLEFSEKYGNIAMRKKLEQKTKKLDEESSQLETSMRTIESADDLEQFIKNYMDIRTQYHLRREKLATWESQGDLRY from the coding sequence ATGAATGCAGCATCAGCACCGAGTGTCCAAGAGGGAGTAAATAGAAGGAATACGAATATTCCTTTACCTGAAGGAATTCATCTTCTATCATCGAAAGAGATAATCGATCTAATTCAAACTCACAGACATCAATTGGAGCTATATGTCACAAAATTCAATCCCCTAACAGATTATGCTGAGAAAATCAATGCTTTCAGAGACCAATTTAAACAACTAGAAgataattttgaagaattaaatcaacaaaaaaataaggttCAATCCCTATTAGAAGAATGCAGGATTCTAGAATCCAAATACGTAGCCAGCTGGCAAGATTATCATTTAGAATTCTCAGAGAAGTATGGTAACATAGCAATGAGGAAAAAACTAGAgcaaaaaaccaaaaaactTGATGAGGAGAGTTCGCAATTAGAAACTTCGATGAGGACCATCGAGTCGGCAGATGACTTAGAACAATTCATTAAAAATTATATGGATATACGAACGCAATATCATTTGAGAAGAGAGAAACTAGCAACCTGGGAAAGCCAAGGTGATTTGAGATACtaa
- the YPS1 gene encoding aspartyl protease (similar to Saccharomyces cerevisiae MKC7 (YDR144C) and YPS1 (YLR120C); ancestral locus Anc_8.318) — translation MRLATVRSAVLSSLFALQVLAKIIPVASKRDNDDDDSNSKFVKLPFHKLYGDSLDNVGRDKKPEAHLFKRADGYEEIIITNQQSFYSVELDVGSPPQNVTVLVDTGSSDLWIMGSNNPYCSSDTRSNSRRRVIDKRDDSSSSGALVNDINPFGWLTGTGGLIGPTATGSGGSSETATQSVPASEATMDCKEYGTFTTSDSSTFRSNNTYFSISYGDGTFASGTFGTDVLDLSDLNVTGLSFAVANETNSTMGVLGIGLPELEVTYSGSTASRGRRPFKYDNFPIVLKNSGAIKTNAYSLYLNDSDAEHGTILFGAVDHSKYTGTLYTIPIVNTLSASGFSSPIQFDVTINGIGVSDSKNGEKTLTTTKIPALLDSGTTLTYLPETVVALIADEIGAQYSYRLGYYVLDCPSDDSTQIVFDFGGFHINASLSSFILSTGSTCLLGIIPTSDNTGTILGDSFLTNAYVVYDLDNLEISMAQAQYNTTTENIEVISSSIPSAVKAPGYTNTWSTSATIVTGGNIFTVDSSQTASFSGNVTSSTASATSTSSKRNAADCIAPSLPLTLFSLLFAFI, via the coding sequence ATGAGACTGGCAACTGTGAGATCTGCGGTACTTTCGTCACTCTTTGCTTTGCAGGTGCTTGCAAAGATAATACCGGTAGCAAGCAAGCGCGACAATGATGACGACGACTCGAACTCCAAGTTTGTCAAGCTGCCCTTCCATAAGCTTTACGGGGACTCGCTAGACAACGTCGGCAGGGATAAAAAACCAGAGGCGCATCTTTTTAAGAGAGCAGACGGTTATGAGGAAATCATAATTACCAACCAGCAAAGTTTTTATTCGGTGGAGTTGGATGTGGGTTCACCACCACAGAATGTAACCGTTCTCGTGGATACAGGCTCCTCCGATCTATGGATTATGGGCTCCAACAATCCATATTGTTCCTCGGACACCAGAAGCAATAGCCGGAGGCGTGTTATTGACAAACGTGATGATTCGTCGAGCAGTGGAGCTTTGGTAAATGACATAAATCCATTTGGCTGGCTAACAGGAACAGGTGGCCTGATAGGTCCCACGGCAACGGGATCAGGAGGGAGTTCAGAAACAGCAACTCAATCCGTGCCTGCATCGGAAGCTACCATGGACTGTAAAGAATATGGGACATTTACCACATCAGACTCTTCTACTTTCAGATCAAACAACACCTACTTCAGTATCAGCTATGGTGACGGAACTTTTGCCTCTGGTACTTTCGGTACGGACGTTTTAGACTTGAGTGACTTGAATGTTACCGGATTGTCCTTTGCCGTTGCAAACGAGACAAACTCTACTATGGGTGTGTTAGGTATTGGTTTACCTGAATTAGAAGTCACTTATTCTGGTTCTACTGCATCGCGTGGCAGGAGGCCTTTTAAATACGACAATTTTCCCATCGTATTGAAGAATTCTGGTGCTATCAAAACCAACGCATATTCTTTGTACTTGAACGATTCGGACGCTGAACATGGCACCATTTTGTTCGGAGCCGTGGACCATAGTAAGTATACTGGTACTCTATATACCATTCCCATTGTAAACACGCTGAGTGCAAGTGGTTTTAGCTCTCCCATTCAGTTTGATGTAACCATCAATGGTATTGGCGTCAGTGATTCTAAGAATGGCGAAAAAACTTTGACAACCACCAAAATACCCGCCCTATTAGATTCTGGTACCACTTTAACTTATTTGCCTGAAACAGTGGTAGCTTTAATTGCTGACGAAATAGGTGCACAGTACTCTTACAGGCTAGGATATTACGTACTGGATTGCCCATCCGATGATAGTACGCAGATAGTGTTTGATTTTGGTGGTTTTCACATCAATGCATCACTTTCcagttttattttgagTACGGGCAGTACGTGTCTTCTCGGTATCATCCCAACAAGCGATAATACGGGTACCATTTTGGGTGATTCGTTCTTGACCAACGCGTACGTGGTCTATGATTTGGACAATCTTGAAATATCTATGGCTCAAGCTCAATATAATACCACAACTGAAAATATCGAAGTTATTTCCTCCTCTATTCCAAGCGCCGTAAAGGCACCGGGCTATACAAATACTTGGTCTACAAGCGCGACTATTGTTACTGGTGGTAACATATTTACTGTAGACTCTTCGCAAACTGCTTCCTTTAGCGGCAACGTGACATCAAGTACTGCATCCGCCACTTCTACATcaagcaaaagaaatgcTGCTGATTGCATTGCACCATCCTTGCCTCTTacattattttctcttctttttgcatTCATTTAA
- the YPS3 gene encoding aspartyl protease (similar to Saccharomyces cerevisiae YPS3 (YLR121C); ancestral locus Anc_8.319), producing MKVLLAAAVSLTVLSSLAVGRVLPEGKYVKMPFVKKGNSESSVLSKRSSGHENFVLANEQSFYSVELAIGTPSQNLTVLLDTGSADLWVPGKGNPYCGSVMDCDQYGVFDKSKSSTFKANKSSPFYAAYGDGTFAEGAFGQDKLKYNNLDLSGLPFAVANESNSTFGVLGIGLSTLEVTYSGKVAVMDKRSYEYDNFPLFLKHSGAIDATAYSLFLNDESQASGSILFGAVDHSKYEGQLYTIPLVNMYKSQGYQHPVAFDVTLQGLGLQTDKRNTTLTTTKFPALLDSGTTLTYLPSQAVALLAKSLNASYSKTLGYYEYTCPSSDNKTSIAFDFGGFRINAPLSDFTMQTSVGTCALALIPQAGNATAILGDSFLRNAYVVYDLDNYEISLAQAKYGKAKENIEAIKSTVPGATRAPSYNNTWSTYASVTSGGNIFTSMRISNGTTSTSTRSSRTRKTSTTSSAKSTHKSKRALQMAAVNSAAISSSTLGLLLLPSLVILTIFFS from the coding sequence ATGAAAGTTCTATTGGCGGCAGCGGTTTCTTTAACAGTCTTGAGTAGTCTAGCGGTAGGTAGAGTACTTCCCGAAGGGAAGTACGTCAAGATGCCCTTCGTCAAAAAGGGGAACAGCGAAAGTAGTGTACTGAGCAAGAGATCTAGCGGCCATGAGAACTTCGTACTGGCCAATGAGCAGAGTTTCTATTCTGTTGAGCTAGCTATCGGTACGCCTTCACAAAATCTAACTGTGCTGCTGGACACAGGGTCAGCAGACTTGTGGGTTCCAGGAAAGGGGAACCCCTACTGCGGTTCGGTGATGGACTGTGACCAGTACGGCGTATTCGACAAGAGTAAGTCGTCGACGTTCAAAGCCAACAAGTCCTCGCCTTTCTATGCCGCTTACGGAGATGGGACCTTTGCAGAAGGTGCGTTCGGTCAAGACAAGCTTAAATACAACAACTTAGACCTCAGCGGCCTACCGTTTGCCGTGGCTAACGAATCTAACTCGACTTTTGGTGTGCTCGGGATTGGTCTGTCCACGCTCGAAGTCACCTATTCTGGGAAGGTCGCCGTGATGGATAAGAGAAGCTACGAATACGACAATTTTCCCTTGTTTCTGAAGCACTCTGGAGCCATCGATGCGACTGCATACTCTCTCTTCCTTAATGACGAGTCACAAGCCTCGGGTAGCATCCTCTTCGGTGCTGTCGATCATAGCAAGTACGAGGGCCAACTGTATACCATCCCGCTGGTTAATATGTACAAGTCACAAGGTTACCAGCATCCGGTAGCGTTTGACGTCACTTTGCAGGGACTTGGTCTGCAAACTGACAAGCGCAACACCACGTTGACTACCACCAAGTTCCCGGCTCTGCTTGATTCAGGTACGACACTAACATATCTGCCCTCCCAGGCAGTGGCATTGTTAGCGAAGAGCTTGAACGCCTCGTATTCCAAGACATTGGGCTATTACGAGTACACATGTCCCTCAAGCGACAATAAGACCAGCATAGCCTTCGACTTTGGTGGCTTCCGCATCAATGCGCCTCTGTCCGACTTCACTATGCAGACCAGTGTGGGGACCTGTGCTTTGGCGCTAATCCCACAAGCGGGCAACGCCACTGCTATTCTTGGCGACTCCTTCTTGAGAAACGCCTACGTGGTCTACGATTTAGATAACTACGAGATATCTCTAGCACAGGCCAAGTACGGCAAGGCCAAAGAGAACATCGAAGCCATTAAGTCCACAGTTCCAGGTGCAACAAGGGCCCCTAGCTACAACAACACTTGGTCTACCTACGCCTCCGTTACATCCGGTGGTAATATTTTTACCAGTATGCGCATTTCCAACGGTACTACTTCCACTTCTACTAGATCAAGCAGAACCAGGAAAACAAGCACTACCAGCAGCGCAAAGTCAACTCATAAGAGCAAGAGGGCTCTTCAAATGGCCGCTGTCAATTCGGCTGCAATCTCGAGCTCTACGTTGGGTTTACTACTACTGCCTTCATTAGTCATTCttaccattttcttctcctaA